AATGGCGCGCCCGCTATCAATGTTTTCCCAGCTAAGGTGGGTTACTTTGGTTATTATTTTGCTCTTGGGTCAGTTATCGCCTTTTACGGTGTCATTTTCACATCGAAAGGTATGAGCCCAAGCCACATTGGACTGCTGCTGTCGTTCACACCTCTAGCAAATACCGTGCTTTTCCCTACCGTCACGTACATAGCCGATCGTTTTCAGTGTTCGAGTCACATTCTTGTAATGTGTTGCATCGCAAGCTCATTTTtcactgctttctttttgctgagCAACACAACCGTGGCAGCGCTCATCTCGTTTCACTTACTTGTGGTGACCCGATCCCCTATTAGCCCACTTCTGGATCAGCATACACTTTCCATATTCCCTAAGGAGGGGAGAGTAAAGGATTGGGGGGCATTACGTTCCTTCGGAGCTCTTGGTTGGGGTGTTGGAAGTGCCGTATCTGCAACTACGGTTGATTTAACGTCCACATGGGCTTTGgcgtcttttttgtttgcggcCGGCCAAGTGGGCGTGCTCTACTGTGTTTTAAGGTCGAAGCCATATGAAGTGGTGGAGAGGACCCCGATGCAATTTCATGaggtgtttcttttcgtacTTCATCATAGGCGTTTACTATTGTTCCTCACTGCCTCATGTTTTATGGGCGCCGGGTTTGCACTCGTCAACaactttctgtttgttttcttggaGACCCTTGGTGGGTCAAAGGTTCTGATGGGGCTGTCGCTTGCCCTGACCGTCAGCACCGAAATTCCCATATTTCAGAACGCTAAATACTTTCAGGAACTCTTCACCGACCGTCAGATGCTTTCGATATCTATGGCCACGTGGATGCTTCGTGTCGTTGGATATTCTCTGTTGCAGAATCCGTGGTTGGTATTACTGCTGGAACCACTTCACGGCATCACGTTCGGTTTCACGTGGTTGCCGGGTGTGCATATTGTTAATACCGTTTTCCCGCCGAACCTCTCCAACTCTGCAACGGGGTTTCTATATTTCTTTGTCAACGGCATCGGACCGATTACTGGCAGTGTTCTTGGGGGGGCCATCTATGAGTGGCTGGGACCTAGGGTTATGTTCCGATCCGCCgcgtttgttgttttttgtgtgcttgtcTTATTCGTATTTCTCGATCGATAccttgaaaaagaagaagcagttTCTGCTACCGCTGGCGACACTTTGGCTTGCACGACCGATGCTGTTGTCGCAGGAGAAGTGCGGCTTTCTGGTGAAAGCGAGAGGTGCTAGAAAACGTAAGTTTCTCACACGTTCTTCATACCGGTATCGGTAATCTAAACTATCctattgtttgtgtttccgtTATCCCAACCCAACTGAAATACGTGGAATGAGTGTGTGGGTTGTTGCTAGGGGCATGCATAAAACTTCGTGGCAATATGCCACCTGTAGCCCGCTGTCTCACTGTTGGGAGCTGGGTTTTTAGGTGTGAGTTCTTCTGTACGCTGAGTTAACAaactccccctttcccccttattaTTAACCAGCCTAAATTTTATCCGATGCAGGCAGTGGGTAAAACGTCCGTGTCAGGAGGATGGGCTGAAGATGAAGATTATCTACTCGGCGCCCGTTCCTGCGGGGATGGGGCGACCGTACCACTGAACATCGCCCATGTTCACCAGTCTGCGACTACCCAAAGGCGACGGGAGTTCTCTGAAATATTTTCTGTTGGCAACTCTATGAGGATGCACTCGGACTCTCCCGTTTCAAGTAGCATTGACACAGGTTTAATTGCATCTTCAGGAGAGGAACGTCTTTCTCCCACTGTGGCGGACGATCAACGTGTTTTGGAATGCTTAGCTTCTATTGCATACCTAGTGGGGTCACCACTTCAGCGCTCACAACCCACAGCCGCAGAACCAGTGCAAAAGGCGTTATGCGTTGTGAGAAAACTGCTTCAGCGCGGCGTTAACCCGGAGCAGATAATTAACGTAATTGAGTCCCGGGACGGAGTGGGGGGTAACAATACCGAAGATTTTTGAATAAGAGAACATGTACGATGTCCCTCATGCCAACGAGCAAGGTGTCGGACGTCGGGTTGTGACTACGCCTGCAGGATGGAACcgattgttttttgttttttcacctACAGAAGAGCGAGTTGCTACGGTTGTTACGCTCAAATTCAGTGAAGATTTACTGCTACTGctcgctttttcttttttcactcctgTTCCCCCTGACAATTGTGAAGAAGACCAGTGTAATTATCAGCACTCGATACAAAGTGAGGGAGTGAAAGTGGAGAATAAAACCTAACAAACCGACCACTGCAGGTGATTAAAATGTTATCAGGAAAGGTGGCGCTTGTTACTGGATCGACCAGTGGTATCGGGTTTGGAATTGCGAGGCAGCTGGCGGCGGCTGGTGCCGACATTCTCCTCAACGGAAAAGAATCTTCCTTGAGGGACGCGAGTTTGTTGGAAAACTTGGAAAAGTACGGGCGACGTGTTCGCTACTTTGGTGCGGATAACAGGTGCAGATCGGCCCTCGAGGATATGGTGAAGTATGCAGAGGACGAGCTTGGCAAAGTGGATATTCTGGTTAATAACGCGGGGATACAGCATGTCGCATCCGTGACTACACTCCCAGCGGAGAAATGGAATGATGTCATCTCTATAAACCTTAGTGCATCTTTCCACACCATACAACTTTGCCTACCGCGCATGCAACAACGGGGTTGGGGCCGGATAATCAACATTTCTTCCGTCCATGGCATAGTTGGTTCGGCTAATAAAGCGGCGTACTGCGCTGCCAAGCATGGGTTACTCGGTCTTACTAAAGCAGTTGCACTAGAGGTCGCGACAACAGGCGTCACTTGCAACGCCGTGTGCCCCGGCTATGTTCGCACACCTTTAGTTGAGGTGCAAGTGAAGGCCATCGCCGATGCAAAGTTTAATGGAGATATTGAAGCCGCGAAAGTTGAGCTTCTGCGGGAAAAGCAACCTTCAAAGAGCTTCATAACAGTTGAACAGGTTGGGGATGTTGTACTGTGGCTCGCGAATCCGTCTTCCAGTCAAATCAACGGCTCAAACATTACAGTGGACGGTGGCTGGACAGCACAGTAGGAATAAGGGCCAAAGATACTTCCCCCCctcccaaaagaaaaaggtggagGACAACGTCTTTAATATGAGTGATACACTTTTCCTCTTAACATGGAGTCCACACGTGGTGTGGTTGTGACAACTTCAACCTCAAAGGATGAAGAGGACGGTACTAGTGTGTGTCAACGAACAAAGACATCTTATAAGTGAGGGGAGAGGTTGAATTATTATTGACTCATTTTTATCCAAGTTCGTCGACTTTTTCCGTGGCTTTTCCTCCACATTCGCTTAAACAAATTGTTGTATATTGCGGGATTCGCGTATCAACCCCAActctccaccttcttcgtGATCATGGCGGGTCGTTCAAGCGAGTGCCGTTCCCGCCATACTCTCGTCACAAGCGTGTAGTTTTTCCTGTGTGCGCTTCCACACCCCATCAAGAAACAATTGGAAGTCAACTTTAAAGCACAATGTGTTCTCAGTTGTGTTTACAcatgtttatgtgtttgtgcgtgtgcgcgTGCGTGTTTGCGTAAGGGGGGTGTCGTTTGTGGGGAGATATGAAGCTGTGCTGTGACACCCGTGAAAGAAGGCGATGCAACTCTGTGCGGGAAATTTGTAGtgtgaccttttttttttctttttgcgcaTGTTCTCACGAAGATACACGCGCCCAAAACTGTTGACATCCTGTTAGTCGCTATAAGTGTATATGCAGCCCCATGAGggagtgatttttttttgtttcttcgtttttgtttttcgtttttagtGGACCGCAGGGTATTGTATTCCAATCGCTGAGAGTTAAGCAAATATTTGAAGCGCGTATTGCGTGCCTCGTTTCGCTACCTCTCCTATGTTGGTGGctgctatttttttccctttgctgTGGGATGAatattttttgcttgctctttatcttttttttcctcattcagtgtgtgtgtgtgtgtgtatgggggagggggaacgaaaagaaaatacttACTGCACGCCACCTTTCCATTTGGTTTCTGTATAGCGAAGAGGAAGCGAGGGCAAAGTGGAGGTAAACAAGAGCAAGGTGTTTCTCAGTCAGAGGCGTGAGGGGGTAGAGGGacgctcttttttccccctaatTTATAGTGGTGGAGTCGGTGAAAGATGACGCTATGGAGTGCGACGCGTATGTTTAAGCGTACATCTACCCGTTTCAGTGCTTCCATCACTCAGCAGCTCTACATGAACTGCAGGAACCGTTGTTTCTCTCAGTGCTCGGCTTCCATGCGGAGGGGGTCACGTGCACTTGCATGGGGACGGCGGATGCTCCTCTGCGCAGTCGCTGTTACCACCTCTTACGTCTTCATTGATTATGCAACAGCTCAGTCAATTACTCGTTCCATGCGGGCATTAATCACAACGGCACGCGTAGTATACATGTACAAGGAGGCAACACCCGAAACATCTGAAGAACGTTCTAACCTTCACCGTGCAGCCGCTTTGTCGCTTCTTAACCTTTGTTTGCGGAATGAAGGACTTTACATAAAGTTGGGGCAGTCACTAACGGCTATGAACCACATATTGCCATGGGAATACATCGATGTTCTCACCGTTTTGTTAGATAGAGCTCCGGTTGTGCCCCTCGATGAGGTCCGTAGAATCATCCAGGAAGAGACGGGAAGGTCATGTGAAGAGCTGTTCGTTCGTTTCGACCCCAATCCCATAGCATCCGCCTCAATTGCACAGGTGCACCGGGCTCTGATGCAGCCGTCGGATCCAATACAGTCCCCAGTGGAAGTTTGTGTAAAGGTGCAGAAACCCCATATTCGGCGTCAAGTGTTTTGGGACCTTCAAACgtaccgttttgttttgcatgtGCTGGGCGCTGCATTTAATATACCCGTTGCTTGGATGAAGGAAACTGTCGTTGAAGGCATCCGCCGTGAAGTGGACTTTTCCATAGAGGCGAGAAATGCTACTCGTATACGACAGGATTTTGCAGACCGCAGGGATGTGTATGTGCCGGAGGTGTATGGGGATCTTGTTACCCCTCGGCTACTTGTGATGGAGTGGGTAGATGGAGTGAAATTGGTCGATGTGGTGGCTGTGCGGGAGCAATTTGATGAAGTGAAGGTTCTCCAAACCGTCTTCGGTGCCTTCGGTGACATGATTTTAAAGAGCGGCTTCGTGCATTGTGATCCTCATGGGGCAAACATTCTTGTGCGCCCACAACCATATCcaatggaagaggaggcgtCTGGAAAGTCGAAGGGGTTGAGGCAGCCAGGTGGGAGGTGTTGCAACCCGCAGGTCGTTTTGTTGGATTTCGGGCTGTGCTGCCCCGAATCAGAGCGGTTCCGCCTTGAGTACGCTCTTCTGCTCAAGGCGATGATAATGCAAGACATGGTGACGGTAAGGAAAATAGTTCATTCGTGGGGTGTCGACGACGAAAAAACATTTTCAACCCTTCAGTTGCGTAGGTCTTACGCATCCTTTCACCGAGGGAACTGTGGTGAGATGACAAGGGAGGAGGCAATGCACATGCACAATGAAGAGAGGGAGCGCATTATGAATGTGCTGAAGAGGGAGGAACAGTTACCCTGTGAATTAGTTCTAGTTGGAAGAAGTATTGATATTCTTCATGGGGTTAATCGTCTGTATGGTGGGCTTGTGAACCACATGAGGGTTTTTGGTCGCCGTGCAGTTTCAGCACTGGGTCGTCTTAATACATATGAAGATATTCAGCTCTACTTAACGCATCTCGCTGGCCTTTCCAACGGTAGTGCAGGAGAAGAGGCAATCCCGTTGTGTTCTAGTGGCAAACTCTTGTCTTTATTTGACCCTGCACTCGAGCACCAACGGCGTGAAGAGGCCGCAGCCGTTCTTAAGTTTCGAAGTGGGGTGACCGCTGCTTTTCGTTACCGAGTCTGGGAGGGTATTATCTCTTTACTGATGTTGTTTCAGTTTGAGCTGGCACTCCTCTTTTTGGATGCTTACCACATGTTCATTCGGTGGTACAGCAAAGTGTTTGAAGTATCCATTTGGAACTGGATGGATGCGCGTTGTCAGAGGTTCATAAAGGCGGGGTGTTgtgggaagaaggaaaacaagttTTATTCCATACGGTAATTTTGACGATAAGTCGTTTCTAAATTTGTAGGGTGAAAGTCCATGAAAGGTGACTCACCTTGCACGAGTATAATTATTCTGAAGCCCGTGGGTTGTCGcggtttaattttttttattttgcataAGAGTACTGATATTTACAACTTCTATAAGTGCTTAACGTTGATTCTGAGGTTCTTCGTAGTACTTTATCCTTCTTGCACTCCTGCTACTTGTCATATCTTACATCGTATATCATGCGCGCTGCCATACACTTGTCCATTctctttgtgtatgtgttttgcGTTTGTATATGTTCATTGTCGctcctgttattattattgcagCTATAGTTTGATGCGGTTTTTGTTCTACCGTCAACGCTATCTCgaattttgttgctgttgctgtagAAAATAcgttattttccccttccctgaAATTGCGAGGCTCTAgacatttgttgttgcttctcttATTTGTCTGGCTTGACACTCCTCCTTAACTTGCTGTACGGGACTGGGGCCCATCAGACCATTTGCCGTTTGAAAGgaaggtaacaaaaaaaggaggaaggaagtACACAATCACATTGGATAGagcagaaagagagaggaatgaAAAGATATATTCAACACAAGGAAAGTCTACCCGCGCAAGTGGGCATAAAGCGATACCGCACCACGGCAGCAGAGGGCGCCACCCTTGCATCGTCCACCGCACGTGGAGGTGATACGGCGGAACTGGTAGATCGTGGTATCGAGAGCGGAGTGTGCCACGAACATGAAGAGTCAAATGGGGGCAACGTACAGAGTGTGGAGAAAAGAACTCCCTCACTAGAGCCGACAAGCGCCGACAGTGACAGCAGCTCTGAAAACGAAGATGATTATGACGAGTTAAATAAGGAAAGATTGCGGCTCGAGCAGATGCAACGGGATAAGAAACAAACTGAGGACAGAAAGGGCTCGATCGGTGGGAGCGCCACTGGTACTTTCTCACCTcggtcagagaagatgggaATTGCCGGAGACGGCAACAGTGCTGTGGGAGGGGTTTCCTCATACAATCATGACGTTTTATTCCGTGGTGGTAAGTGGAGGGATAAGAATCACGAACCTGCTGAGAGTGAatcgaagaagaagaaaaaggaagagtggGAGGCAGTTGTGAATGACACGCAGCGTTCCGCTGCGTACCAGCACTTTATGAAAAGTTACTTTAAGTGAAGGGAAGCGGACGTATACTCTCGCATTCGTGACGTGGAGGGGTTCCGTGCAACGCTAtttttttcgaaaaaaaTGGTTGGGGTGTTAAGACCGCTTAAACGGTCTTTTGTCGTACCATGCGAGTAAAATTATGCTCGGTTGGCAGCCGGTGTGTCTTCGGTGTTCCGGAGGTTGGTCCCATTTGCTGCATCTTTCTTTTGGATGAGCACTCCCAATTTCACTGAGTTACTTCCACGTGCCCACGTGTTGATGAATGGTGGCTGTGTCTTTTCTCCAACGTAGCGTTTAGTGCGCTGAATGCCGCTCTTTCAGGCGGTGTGTGACGAAGTTGTTCTTTCATTTGGTAGTGTATATTTCGTGCTTACCATGTGACCCCTCACGTGCTTCGGAAGTTTTCATTTGTCTAATTCTTTTGGGGagctttgtgtgtgtggttggtGTTCCTGGTATACTGACATATCGAATGGCGGCAAAGGAAGCCATGGAAACAAACTTATTCATAACTGTATGCCAATATGCATTTAAATCTATAtccatatatgtatatatatacacactatCTGCTATGTGCAGTGTTTTACCCATTTGTACACCGCCCTTTCCATACTCTTTAAGCTGCTGATAGCGGTAATACCCTGATGAAGTACCTGGAGAATACCACTACTATTGTAAAAccaaatgggaagaaaaatggcCTTACGAAATCGTCTAGTGAATGTATCAATTATTCCGTGTGTGAGGGCACTGACTGCAACGCAAGGGCAGATTTGCAGGGGGGAGGCGCTAGCTGCCCTTGTTCACCGCGGCTAGCTGCGGGAAGAATGGGTTGTGAACAGCAAAAATACGCCGCATCATCTCTTGGAGATGGACAACATAGAGGAAAACGCGGGCGCGGTGGCGAAGTTAGTAACGGGAACTGCGAGAACGTTTTACCTGAAGCATCTCCGTGTGTGAGCGCGGAGGTATCAGCTTCTTCAATTGTTCACAGTGCTGTCACCGTGGGAGCATCCCCCGTCACACTTGAGTCGAGGAAAGAGACGGAACGGAGGGGTAAACGCATAAGTTGGCACGACGACGAAAACGGTGGCGTGGAGTCTGACTCTTTGAGCTCATCGTCCCTCCGCTCGGGTGCTAAGAGGAGAATTGACAACATGTTCATTTACCCGAGGGAACAACTTAGTTTACCCAAGGTAATTACAGAAAATATACCCTACTGCGAAAGGCAAAACGACGATGGAACATCTTACATCTCGTACAAGCTTCAGGGCCCTTCCCGTCGTTTCACAATGTGGAGACAACGACCGGTATCGGGAGATTGTGAAGGTAGAAAGGAATCGAAATTTGAGGCTCAACCATGTGGTAATCGACCGCACAAAAGGATTAACTCGCTATTTTCATCCATATATGAATCGTACGATCCCAAATCTGATGAGCAAACTGTGCAGCTGCGTATAGCAACGTTTGATGAGGAATCTGAGGTTAATGGCGCTTTGTGCGCTGGTAATTTGCAGATGCCGTTTGCATGCGTGTCGCGTATCACTAACGACCCAGTGCCAATTCCGCTTGCGCCTTCAACTGAACCAAAGAACGCTCAAGTAAATGGGCAACACAGTTAAAAAAGACACGCACACATTTATAGAGGGGGGGGTGCGTTTCTTAATAATTTGCACTTATCTATTTTTATGTTACGCAAATCATGTGAGAAAAACTCTGAAATTGTGAAATATTGTCTTGAAAGGGACGTGAACAGTCGCAGAAACAGTCAAGCGCGTTCCCTTTTACtgtttttattccttccGCTATTGATACGCGTGTACCCGTGTCTTTGTGTCTGCCCTATGTTCACTCGACGCgattatctttttctttcgacATCGCCGCTAGAAGAGTCACACCGCTATTTCTTTTGAACAACAGCGTTCCTGCTTCCAGAGTGTTGTATTTCTTTCTGGTCGTTGATGATAACACATTAGCAGCTCAGCGTCACGATCATCAATTTGCCTCCGTCCATTTGCTTTTCTGCACCAATTTTTGGGTTTGTTCCGACTGCAATCtcgcttttttaaaaaaagaagtcaaGAATAGCTTCGCTTTCAGCACTTTAATCATTGGTAAGCGTATTTTAACGACAAATaaacgaaggggaaaggagagggtGAAAACAACATCGAGGCAAATTCGTGTAGTGTTCTACGAAATGCAACAGTCAATTCGGCTTGCTGATCGCCTCGCGGATGTGCCACCGTATTCCGTGTGGACAGAAATGACGCCCCTCGCCAACAAGCACGGGGCTGTTAACCTCGGTCAAGGTTTCCCCAATTTTCCTCCACCCGATTTCCTCTTGAAGGAAGCCCATCGTGTGTTTgatgaaagtgttgtgaCACCAACGAACCAGCAGTATGCGCGAACGCAGGGCAACCTGGAGCTTGTGTCCGAACTGAAGCGTATATACGCAAAACATCTTGGGTGGCCCGATATAGGTGACGAGAACATCGTCATTACCAACGGCACAACTCAGGGACTGAACATGGTATTTCAGGCTATTGTCAATCCAGGCGATGAAGTGATTACATTTGAGCCCTTCTACGACGCTTACCAATGTGACATCCAACTGGCGGGTGGTGTGGTAAGGTTTGTGCAGATGATTCCTGGTTCTACAGGCCTTGCGGACTCGTGGACCTTCAGTGAGGAGCAGTTACGGTCACTGATAAACCCGCGGACAAAAGCTATACTTGTCAACACACCACAGAACGTTCCCGGCAAGGCGTGGACGCGGGAAGAAATGAATATTGTCGCATCCCTTGCTTTGGAGCATAACCTTATCGTTGTGTCCGACGAGGTGTATATGCATCTTGTGTACGCGACCCCGCATCCCATTGAGGGACAGAAACACTCGCATCTCTCCATAGCAGCGTTGCCGGACATGCGTGACCGCTGCGTCACACTGTGCAGTTCTGGTAAGACGTTTTCGGCTACGGGCTGGAAGATTGGCTGGGCGGTGGGCCCCACGAAGCTTATTCAGGCTCTGAGCTTGTTGGAATTGTACCAAACGTTCAACGTGGCCACACCCTTGCAGATTGCAACGGCACGCGGCCTTCGCATTGCGGAGGAAGTCGGTTACTACGAGATTCTTCTCTCGCAATACGAAAAGCGTCGGAAGCTCCTTTGTGACATGCTTGCAAAGAATAACTTACCCCCAACCATACCCTCAGGTGGGTTCTTCGTTCTGGCGGACATCTCACTTGTGGACCCCAAGCATTATCTTGACCCCAATGAAAGGTCGGTTGGTCGAGACTGGCAGTTCTGTCGGTGGCTCACACGTACATTGAAGGTGTGTGCGATCCCTGTGACTGCTTTCTGCCAGAAGGAGAATCGCCCGGTATATGATAAATTCGTTCGGTTTGCTTACTgcaagaaggaggaagacaTTATAGAGGCTGGCATACGCCTTGAAAGACTGAGCGAGTACCTGCTTCCTGCCCATTAGTAAAACCTTCAATTGAATTGGACATCAGGGATCTGTGGACGGCCATTTTTTGTTCGCTTTTGTAGGAGGAGGTTTACCCTTTCATTGTGCAAAACGTAGTCCGTATTTATC
This region of Trypanosoma brucei gambiense DAL972 chromosome 10, complete sequence genomic DNA includes:
- a CDS encoding kynurenine aminotransferase, putative, coding for MQQSIRLADRLADVPPYSVWTEMTPLANKHGAVNLGQGFPNFPPPDFLLKEAHRVFDESVVTPTNQQYARTQGNLELVSELKRIYAKHLGWPDIGDENIVITNGTTQGLNMVFQAIVNPGDEVITFEPFYDAYQCDIQLAGGVVRFVQMIPGSTGLADSWTFSEEQLRSLINPRTKAILVNTPQNVPGKAWTREEMNIVASLALEHNLIVVSDEVYMHLVYATPHPIEGQKHSHLSIAALPDMRDRCVTLCSSGKTFSATGWKIGWAVGPTKLIQALSLLELYQTFNVATPLQIATARGLRIAEEVGYYEILLSQYEKRRKLLCDMLAKNNLPPTIPSGGFFVLADISLVDPKHYLDPNERSVGRDWQFCRWLTRTLKVCAIPVTAFCQKENRPVYDKFVRFAYCKKEEDIIEAGIRLERLSEYLLPAH
- a CDS encoding ABC1 protein, putative; translation: MTLWSATRMFKRTSTRFSASITQQLYMNCRNRCFSQCSASMRRGSRALAWGRRMLLCAVAVTTSYVFIDYATAQSITRSMRALITTARVVYMYKEATPETSEERSNLHRAAALSLLNLCLRNEGLYIKLGQSLTAMNHILPWEYIDVLTVLLDRAPVVPLDEVRRIIQEETGRSCEELFVRFDPNPIASASIAQVHRALMQPSDPIQSPVEVCVKVQKPHIRRQVFWDLQTYRFVLHVLGAAFNIPVAWMKETVVEGIRREVDFSIEARNATRIRQDFADRRDVYVPEVYGDLVTPRLLVMEWVDGVKLVDVVAVREQFDEVKVLQTVFGAFGDMILKSGFVHCDPHGANILVRPQPYPMEEEASGKSKGLRQPGGRCCNPQVVLLDFGLCCPESERFRLEYALLLKAMIMQDMVTVRKIVHSWGVDDEKTFSTLQLRRSYASFHRGNCGEMTREEAMHMHNEERERIMNVLKREEQLPCELVLVGRSIDILHGVNRLYGGLVNHMRVFGRRAVSALGRLNTYEDIQLYLTHLAGLSNGSAGEEAIPLCSSGKLLSLFDPALEHQRREEAAAVLKFRSGVTAAFRYRVWEGIISLLMLFQFELALLFLDAYHMFIRWYSKVFEVSIWNWMDARCQRFIKAGCCGKKENKFYSIR
- a CDS encoding NAD or NADP dependent oxidoreductase,putative: MLSGKVALVTGSTSGIGFGIARQLAAAGADILLNGKESSLRDASLLENLEKYGRRVRYFGADNRCRSALEDMVKYAEDELGKVDILVNNAGIQHVASVTTLPAEKWNDVISINLSASFHTIQLCLPRMQQRGWGRIINISSVHGIVGSANKAAYCAAKHGLLGLTKAVALEVATTGVTCNAVCPGYVRTPLVEVQVKAIADAKFNGDIEAAKVELLREKQPSKSFITVEQVGDVVLWLANPSSSQINGSNITVDGGWTAQ